The genomic DNA TAGTGAATTGTGCCATGGGCGAGAGGTCCACCCCTCCTACTTGTGTTTGTGCTCGCAACCAAACACTTCGGAGAGGAACCCTCTCGTCCCTCTTTCTGCCCAGGTCTCCTACTTCAGACCAACATTAACTTTACTCACACCCCGTTCCTGTTTATCGAAGGTCAGTCTTCGCCGCGTTTCAGCAGCCGAGACAGGGCCTCGACGGCCAGTTCGTATGAGATCGGTCCCAGGCCGGCGATGATCGCCCGGGCACCGGCAGCGGTCACCGATCGACGACGGAATGACTCGCGAGCGAAGATGTTGCTCAAGTGTACCTCGATCACTGGCAAAGGGCAAGCGCTGATGGAATCGGCAAGGGCGATCGAGTAGTGCGTGTAGGCCGCCGGGTTGATGACGATGCCGGTGTAGCCTTCGTCGTCCGCATGGTTGATGGCCCTGATGAGCTCGCCTTCCCCGTCGTGCTGGCGGCAATCGCAGGTCAGACCGAGGGCCGCCGCGCGGTCGGCGATCATCTTGTCGAGCTGGGCCAAGGTCGTGTGGCCGTAGATGGCCGGTTCCCGCCGCCCGAGGATGCCGAGGTTCGGGCCGTGCAAGACCAGGATGCGCGGGGATTCATTCATCGCTTGCTGCACCTCGCTAAGTCAGACGTGGTTCAAAGCGAATCGACCATTTCGACGCAGGCGCGTCGCACCTCTTGAGGATCGACCTGGTAATCCAGGTCGACCCGGCCGGAGCCGAGCGGCAGGACCAGGCGTAGCGCGCCGCCGCGGTTCTTCTTGTCCCCAGCCAGGCGCCGCAGGAACTCGTCTTCGGGCTCGTCGGCGAAGGCCCGGGCGCCGGGGGCGAGCGATAGTCCCAGCGCGTCGTACCCGCGGAGCAGCCGCGGCCAGAGTCCGGACGGGGCCATCCCCGCCGCGACGGCCATCCGAGTGGCCACGGCCATCCCGAAGGCCACCGCGTCGCCATGGGCCAGGCGCGCATTGGCGGATGGCCCAGGCGGCTGACCGGCCGGCGGCGAGGCCTCGGAGGCCGTCTCGAGGGCATGCCCCACCGTGTGGCCGAGGTTAAGGCGGCGGCGCTCGCCTTGTTCGGTCGGGTCAGCCTCGACGACCGCGGCCTTGGCCCGGACGCAGCGGGCCACGACTTCGGCCAGGGCCGTCGGCCGGCGCCCGAGGATCGCCGGGGCTTCCGATTCTAGCCGGTCCAGCAGGTCCGAGTCGCAGGCGAGCCCGTACTTGACCACTTCCGCCAGCCCCTGCCGAAACTCTTCGTCGGGCAGGCAGAGGAGCGGTTCGACGGCGGCGAAAACGAGGGCAGGCGGGTGGAAGGCGCCGACGAGGTTCTTCAGACCGGCCAGGTTGACCGCCGTCTTGCCGCCGATGGCGCTGTCGACCTGGGCCAGGAGCGTCGTGGGAACCTGGACAGCGGCGATGCCCCGCATGTAGACGGCGGCCGCGAAACCGGCCAGGTCGCCGACGACCCCGCCGCCGAGGGCCACGACGGCCCCGTCCCGGCCGACCCCGGCCGACGCCATCCGGCAGAGCACCCCTTCAAGGTGGGATAGGGTCTTGGCGTCTTCCCCGGCCGGAACGACGGCTTCGACCCCGGACCACTGGCCGAACAGCGCCGCCGTATGGTCGTCGGCCACGGTGAACAGCCGGGAAGCAGCCAGGTCGGCCAACCGGCCGGGGAGGTCGGCCGGGGCGGCCCCGATGACGACCTCGTGGCCCTGGGCTTTGACGGTGCGGGCCGGCGGCCGGTCGACCGGCCGAAGCCCGGCCCCGACGCACAGCTCGA from Bacillota bacterium includes the following:
- a CDS encoding bifunctional shikimate kinase/3-dehydroquinate synthase, whose protein sequence is MTPERVVVTGFMGTGKTRAGRLLADRLGLPFLDLDRAVEAAAGRTVAQVFADDGEAGFRRAERQAVRWASRLRRAVIATGGGTFLDRDNYRGLADRSLVVTLTASPETIVTRVGCSTEAGERPLLSAGDLREKVEGLLRARHERYTLGDARLDTTSLSPEETADRLLELCVGAGLRPVDRPPARTVKAQGHEVVIGAAPADLPGRLADLAASRLFTVADDHTAALFGQWSGVEAVVPAGEDAKTLSHLEGVLCRMASAGVGRDGAVVALGGGVVGDLAGFAAAVYMRGIAAVQVPTTLLAQVDSAIGGKTAVNLAGLKNLVGAFHPPALVFAAVEPLLCLPDEEFRQGLAEVVKYGLACDSDLLDRLESEAPAILGRRPTALAEVVARCVRAKAAVVEADPTEQGERRRLNLGHTVGHALETASEASPPAGQPPGPSANARLAHGDAVAFGMAVATRMAVAAGMAPSGLWPRLLRGYDALGLSLAPGARAFADEPEDEFLRRLAGDKKNRGGALRLVLPLGSGRVDLDYQVDPQEVRRACVEMVDSL
- the aroQ gene encoding type II 3-dehydroquinate dehydratase translates to MNESPRILVLHGPNLGILGRREPAIYGHTTLAQLDKMIADRAAALGLTCDCRQHDGEGELIRAINHADDEGYTGIVINPAAYTHYSIALADSISACPLPVIEVHLSNIFARESFRRRSVTAAGARAIIAGLGPISYELAVEALSRLLKRGED